The following are encoded in a window of Ictalurus punctatus breed USDA103 chromosome 13, Coco_2.0, whole genome shotgun sequence genomic DNA:
- the lhpp gene encoding phospholysine phosphohistidine inorganic pyrophosphate phosphatase isoform X2, translating into MADQWPECVSRVKGVILDMCGVLYDSGEGGGVPIEGSVEAVRRLKSSDLQLRFCTNETQATREKFVAKLQRMGFDIDVREVFSPAPAVVSVLKERCLRPHLLVHDDLLPEFDGVDKSDPNCVVIGDAADNFSYQNMNAAFHVLISLDKPLLFSMGRGRYYKETDGLKLDVGVYMKALEYACDLEAEVVGKPAPMFFQSVLNDMGIQPHEALMIGDDLVNDVGGAQRCGMKGLQVRTGKYRRSNRWPC; encoded by the exons ATGGCCGACCAGTGGCCGGAGTGTGTGAGCCGTGTGAAGGGAGTGATTTTAGACATGTGTGGTGTTTTATACGACAGcggagagggaggaggagtgCCGATTGAAGGCTCGGTGGAGGCCgtcagaag GTTAAAATCCTCGGACCTGCAGCTACGTTTCTGCACGAATGAGACGCAGGCCACGCGGGAGAAGTTCGTAGCCAAGCTGCAGCGTATGGGCTTCGACATCGACGTCAGAGAGGTGTTCTCCCCCGCTCCGGCCGTCGTGTCCGTCCTTAAGGAGCGCTGCCTCCGACCCCACCTGCTGGTGCATGATG ATCTGCTACCAGAGTTCGACGGTGTGGATAAATCCGATCCAAACTGTGTGGTGATCGGCGACGCTGCTGATAATTTCTCTTACCAGAACATGAACGCTGCATTTCACGTCCTCATCTCACTGGATAAACCGCTGCTGTTCTCCATGGGCAGAGG ACGTTATTATAAGGAGACAGACGGCCTGAAGCTGGATGTTGGAGTGTATATGAAAGCTCTGGAG tatgCGTGTGATTTGGAAGCAGAGGTGGTGGGCAAACCTGCACCCATGTTCTTCCAGAGTGTTCTCAATGACATGGGCATCCAACCGCACGaa gcgcTGATGATCGGTGATGATCTGGTGAATGATGTTGGAGGAGCTCAGCGGTGTGGTATGAAGGGTCTTCAGGTCCGGACGGGTAAATACAG